In Streptomyces sp. NBC_01231, the sequence CCAGTCGGCTTCGCCGGGGCATTCCTCGTACCAGGCGTCCGGTGTCTCGTCGGCACCCTCGCCGGCCCGGTGGAGCAGGGCCAGCGTCCGGCCGCACCAGCTCAGGATCTCCGGATCGGCGGCGTCCGCCTTGGCGCCGTCGACCCAGTCGTACAGCTTCACGTGGGAGCCGCCCAGCGCGGGGGCGAGCCGGGTGACGTGTGCGCCGCCGGGATTCGGCAGCAGTCGTGGCGAGGAGATCCCCAGCCGCTCCGCGGCGTCGCGCAGGGCCGCCTCCCGGGCGACCTGTCCCTCGTCACAGCCGAACAGCAACTCCTTCACCGCCCAGGAGGATTCGTTCCCGGCCAGCTTCCAGATCTGCCCGAGCGCGCCCCGGGTGACGGGTGTCACCGTCCATGGTCCCGCGCCCAGCGCGTAGGTGTCCGCTATGAAGTCGGCTGCGCTCCGCATACGAGGGCCTCTCTGGCTGCGACGTCCGTGTCCCGGCCGCCCGCCTGGTCAGGCGACACATGGTCAGGCCACAGGATTACACCTCAGCTCAGTTGAGATGCGTCGGCGCGAACATCCGCAGCACCGCTTCCCGGCCGACCCGCACCCGAAGAACAACTCCTAGGCTCGTGGCGACGCGTGGCCGAGAGGTGCGTCGCTTCCGCCGTCTATGAGGTTCGCCTGGGCCTTGCTGCCGTGGAAGTCGCGGGAGCGCTGTGCGGTGCCGAAGCCGCCGTAGGGATAGCCGCCGTGCCGCGGTGCGCTGACGGTGTCGAGGGCGGCGGTGGTGTCGGCGTCGAGGTGCAGCTCGGCCGCACCGAGGTTCTCGGTGAGGTGGGTGAGGGTGCGCGCGCCGACGATGGGAGCGGCGACGGAGGGCTGGTCGGCTGTCCAGGCCAGGGCGACCTGGCTGGGCGTGTTGCCGGTCTCGCGGGCGATGCGGACGACCGTGTCGATCGTGTGCCAGTTGCGGTCGGAGGCGGCGTACTCGGCGGAGACCCATTGGTAGAGCTCGTCGTCGGAGCCGGCGCGGGTGTCGGGGGCGGGGGCGCTGCCGCGCTGGTACTTGCCGGTGAGGAAGCCGCCGGCGAGCGGGGACCAGGGCAGCAGGGAGACGTTGTTGTGCAATGCGGCCGGGATGACTTCGTATTCGCTTTCCCGGGAGAGCAGGCTGTACTGCTGCTGGAGCGTCACGGGAACGTGGATGCCCATCCGCTGTGCGGTGGAGAGGGTGAGCTGGAGCTGCCAGCCGGTGAAGTTGGACAGCCCCACGTAGTTGACCTTCCCGGAGTGGACGGCGTCGTCGAGGAAGGCCAGCGTCTCCTCGATCGGCGTCAGAGGATCCCAGGCGTGGATCTGGTACAGGTCGACGTGGTCGCGTCCCAGGCGGCGCAGGGATCCGTCCAGTGACCGGCGCAGCTGTCGGCGTGTGGAGCCGAGGCTGTTGACGTCGGTGCCGGTGCCGTAGCGGCCCTTGGTGGCCAGGACGACGCGGTCGGTGACGTCGCTGGGGCGGCCGGCGAACCAGCGGCCGATGATCTCTTCGCTGCGTCCGCCGCCGTAGACGTTGGAGGTGTCGACCAGGTTGCCGCCTGCATCCACGAACGCGTCAAGGAGCGCGAACGCCTCGTCCTCCGGGGTGTGGACGCCGAAGTACATGGCGCCGAAGGCGATGCGGGAGACGGCGGTTCCGGTGGTGCCGAGCTTGCGGTACTCCATGGTGCTCCTTGCGTTGTGCGGCGTAGTTGTGCGGAGTAGTTGTGCGGCTCACGCCGCGGTTGGGGGGAGAGCTGCGGTGGGCTTGGGACGACCTGGACGGTTCGTGGCATCGGCCCGAGGCGGCGATCGGCTTCTGCGGATCGTGGTGCTCCCGGGGCCGCTCAGTGGTGCCGGGGGTGCGCGGTGAGGGCATCGCGGTTGATGGTTCCGCGCTGGAGTTTCGCGTCGTGGGGCGTGTTGAATCCGGCATTGGCGATGACCAGCTGATTGCCGCGTACGGCGGTGGTGGTGGGTGAGGCGAGTCCGTCGTCGACGGTCAGGGCGGTCTCGGTGGTCCCGTTCGGGTGCACGACGCTGACCCGGTCGGTCGTGTCGTTCTGCGCGGCGAAGACGGTGTCGGAGTGGTCGTCGAGGAAGGAGAAGTCGTCGACGTCGGGGAGGTTGTCGGCGACGGTGTTGATGGGGCCGGGGGTTCCGTGGGCATCGACCGGGATCCTCAGCAGCGTGCCCTGGTTGAAGTTGCTCACCCATACGGCGCCCTTGTGGAAGCGGACGCCGTTCACGCCCAACTTCAGGGATGCCTTGGGGTCGGGTGCGAGCTCCGGACCGGTCAGCCAGACCCTCGCCGCCCCGCCGGAAGCGGGCACGGCCCACACCGTGCCGTTGCCGCTGTCGGCGGCGTAGAGGGTACGGCCGGCCGGGTCGATGGCCAGGCCGTTGGGCAGGCCGTCGGCGGGCAGGGCGGCCAGACGCTGGGGGCGGCCGTGCGGGGGCAGCTTCCAGGTGCCGGCCCGGGAGGCGTCGTCGGAGTTCACGTTGTAGTAGACGGTGCCGTCGCTGCCGCGGGTGTTGCCGGTGATCTGATCGCCCTGGTGTCCGCCGACGAGGGTGGTGCGCTGCCCGGACGAGGTGATGCGTACGAGCTTCGGCGGCTTGTTCGCGGGGACGCCCAGCATGGACACGGTCAGGGAGCCGTCCGGGTTGACGGTGATGTTCTCGGGTGAGTCGCCGGAGGCGAAGTCGAACGCGGCCGCGGTCTTCACCTGGGTGATGACCGGCTGCGTACCGTCTCCTCCGGTGGCGGCGGACGCCAACGGGGTCGAGACGAGAACGGCCGCGAGAGCGGGGATCGCCGCGGCGTGAGTGAAGCGAATGCGCATGGTGGTGCTTCCTGTGAAAGCGGCTGGAGGACGACGGAGTTGGTGCCGTACGTCTCCGGACCGAGCGGAGCCCCGGCCGACCGCCTGGTGGCCGGGGAAGGGACTGCGGGTGGGGACTACGGGAGTGAGGCGCGGCGCGGCATCAGGTGTCAGCTCTGCTGTCAGCTCTACCGTCAGCTCGGCTGTCAGCTCCGCGCTGATTCCGTCTTGCGGTGAGAGGCGGCCAGCAGGCCAAGCGGCAGCAGGGCCGCCAGGGCGAAGGCGAAGCCGGCCAGCGACGGGCCCTGGAGGCCCAGGCCGGAGGTCAGGGCGACGCCGCCGAGCCAGGAACCCGTGGCGATCCCGACCTGGAACGCGGACGTGGCCAGGGCCATGGGCAGGGACCGGCCGGTTCCGGCGATACGGACCACCTCACCGACCACGATGGGGTTGTTGGCGAAGCCGGCTCCGCCGAGCAGCACGACCAGGACCACGGCCACGACGCTGTTGGTCGCCCACAGGGTGATGGCGGCCAGGATCGCGGCCGTGACAGCGGTGGCCGGGATCAGGGTGGCGTAGGGCCGGCGGTCGCCGAGGCGTCCACCGACCGTGGTGCCGGCCAGGGCGCCGATGCCGAAGCCGAGCATCGCCAGCGGCACCACGGCACTCGCGAGCCCGGCCCGGTCGGTCAGCAGCGGGGCGACGTAGCTGTAGGCGGCCATGATGCCGGCCTGGATGAGCGCGATGGCCAGGTAGACCAGCCACAGGCGCGGATGCCCCAGCGCGGCCGTCTCGGCGCGCAGGGAGGTGTCGGCACGCGTGGTGTCGGCGGGCAGCCGGCGGGCCACCACGGCGGCGGCCGCCACGGCGAGAGCGGCGAGCATCCAGAAGGGGGCCTGCCAGCCGCCCAGTTGGCCGGCCGCCGTACCGAGCGGGACGCCGACGATGTTGGCAAGGGTGATGCCGCCGACCATCACACCCGTGGCGCGGGTGCTGGCGGCCGGTCCCGCGGCGGCGGTCGCCACCACCGCGCCCACGGCCCAGAAGGTGCCGTTGCCCAGCGCGGCGGCGAACCGGCCGACGAGCGCGAGCCCCAGGTTGGAGCTGAGCGCACTGACGACGTGGCCCGCGGCGAAGACCAGCAGTGCGGCGACCAGGGCCGAGCGACGCGGCAGGCGCTGGGTCGCCATGGACATCACGGGCGCGCCGATCATCATGCCGACGGCGAAGGCGGTGATCAGCGTCCCGGCGCTGGAGACACTGACATCGAGGGCGCCGGAAATCTGCGGCAGCAGGCCGGAGACGACGAACTCGCTGGTGCCCATGAGGAAGGCGATGGCACCCAGCAACCACACCACCGGCGGCAATGTGACCTTCCCGGCAGGCGCTGCCGTGCCGTCGTCACCCGTGAACGGTGCGGCGGCCGAGGTGTCCGGCTTCGTGGACGAGGGGGAACTCACTGACGATCCTTTCAAGAGCCGGCGCGTGCCCCGGTCATCCGAAGGCGTTCCGGAGCAAGGTGGCATGCGCGCCGAAGGGGGTGCGGGCGGAGCACTTCAGGCCCGCCGCAATCCACGAAACCAGCAGCCGAGCCCGGCAGACAGTCACGCTTGTGAGGGGTAACAGCAGGGACCCCCTCCTGCCGGGAGCGTGAGTGCCCACACGGAGAATCGGGGTGAACGGCCGCGGCACGGGGTGTGGGCGGCGCTGATGGCCGGAGCTGACGTGACGCGGCGGGGAGTCCCGGAGGAGCCGGCTCAGGTCAGCGCTCCGTGTCGGCCTGAGAGGCGGCCGCGTCCCGGTTCCGGCTCGCTGCCCAGCTGGCGAGGAGTTTCAGGGCGTCCGCGGCCGGGGTGCAGGGATCCGCGCTGTACACGGTGATGGACAGCCCCTGTTCGCCGGGCAGGTCCAGAGTTTCGTGAACCAGCTCCATCTCGCCCACCGCACGGTGGTGGAACCGCTTGGTTCCCTCGGTGAACACGTGCACGTCGTGCGCGCCCCACAGGGTGCGGAAGGCGTCGCTGCGGGTGGACAGTTCACCGATCAGGTTGGACAGCTCCCGGTCGTAGGGGTTCTTGGCGACCTCGACCCTCAGCACCCCGACTCCGTCCCGGGCCACGCGTTCCCAGTCGGGGTACAGCCGCGTGGCCCGCGGGTCGAGGAAGACGAACCGGCAGGTGTTCACCGGCTCCACCTCGAACACCTCGCTGAGCAGAGCGCGGGCGAGCGGATTGGCCGCCAGGATGTCCATACGGTTGTTGCGCACGTACGCCGGCTGGTCGCGCAGACCCTCGACGATGCGCAGCACGCTGGGCCGCACGGTCGCCTTCTTCGGGCGGCGCCGGACCCGGGCCCCACTGGTGTTGGCCGCCCGGGCCAGGGCGTGGAGGTGATCCCGCTCGGTGGCGTCCAGCCGCAGGGCCTGGGCGACGGCGTCCAGGACGCTGTCGGAGACCCCGGTGAGGTTGCCGCGCTCCAGACGCGTGTAGTACTCGACGCTCATCCCAGCCAGCATCGCGACCTCACCGCGGCGCAGCCCGGGCACCCGCCGCTGCCCGTACACCGGCATGCCCGCCTGCTCCGGTGTGATCTTGGCGCGGCGGGACTTGAGAAATGCGCTGACTTCGGCCCGGTTGTCCATGGATCCCAGCGTAGGAAAGCGAAGCGATCAGTGGGGGTCCCTGTCAGTACCCCTCACAGCATGGACTCCACGACGGGGCCGGCGTCACAGCCGAGCGCCCGCTGCACGTGTCGCCGAGCTCGAAGTGGCGTCAGCCGTCCACATGCGTCGGCGCGAACATCCGCAGCACCGCCGGGAGGACGACCACCGCCGGGCCGGGTGACGCGAGTGCCTTCGACAGGTCGTCCGACAGGGTCTTGGGGGTCGTACGGACTCCCGGCACCCCGAAGGACTCGGCCAGGGCCACATAGTCCGGGCGGGTCAGCTCGGTCGCCGTCGCCTCGCCGAAGGCGTCCGTCATGTACTCGCGCAGGATGCCGTAGCCGCCGTCGTCGACGATCAGCCAGGTGACGTTGAGGTCGTACTGGCGGGCCGTGGCCAGTTCGGCGATCGAGTAGAGGGCGCCGCCGTCGCCGGAGACCGCGAGCACGGGGCGGGTGGGGTCGGCTGCCGCCGCGCCGAGGGCCGCCGGGAAGGCGTAGCCGAGGCCGCCGGCGCCCTGGGCCGAGTGCATGGTGTTCGGGGACTTCGGGTCGAAGGCCGACCAGGCCCAGTAGGACAGGATCGTCATGTCCCAGAAGGAGGGGGCGGTGGCGGGGAGCGCCCGGCGTACCGACGCCAACACGTCCTGTTCCAGGGTGAGTTCCTGGGCGGCGATACGTTCCGAGACCCGGGACAGGACCGCGCTCACCCGCTCCGGGGCCGACTCGTCCACCCGCTCCGCAACCGTCTCGAGGAGCGCCTGCAACCCGAGTCGCGCGTCCGCGTGGATGCCCAGCGCCGGGTGGTTGGACTCCAGCTTGCCGAGGTCGGCCTCGATCTGGATGACCCGGCCACGGGGCTTGAACGTGTGGTAGTTGGAGGAGAGTTCGCCCAGGCCCGAGCCGATGACGAGGAGGACGTCCGCGTCCTCCAGGAAGTCCGTGGTGTGGCGGTCCTCCAGCCAGGACTGGAGCGACAGCGGGTGCTTCCAGGGGAACGCCCCCTTGCCCCCGAAGGTGGTCACCACGGGGGCCTGGATCTTCTCCGCCAGCTGCTTCAGCTTGCCCGAGGCGTCCGCCCGTACGACTCCCCCGCCCGCGATGATCGCCGGGCGGGCGGCGCGGGACAGCAAGTCGGCTGCCACCGCGGTCAGTTCGGGGCGCGGGGGCAGTTCTTCGGGGAAGGCGTCGCCGCCCGTCACCACCGGGATCAGCGTCTCGGCCAGCAGTACGTCCTGTGGGATCTCCACCCAGACCGGGCCGTGCGGGGCCGTCAGCGCCGACTTCCATGCCTCCGCGATCGCGGACGGGATCTGGGACTGGGCGCGGACCGTGTGGACCGACTTCACCACGCCCCGGAACGAGGCCGACTGGTCCGGCAGTTCATGCAGATAGCCGTGGCGGCCGCCGCCCAGCCCCGCCGTCGGGATCTGACTGCTGATCGCCAGCACGGGCGCCGAAGCCGCCGCCGCCTCCTGCAAGGCCGCGAGCGAGGTCAGCGCCCCCGGCCCCGTCGACAGCAGCAGCGGGGCCGCCTCGCCCGTGATCCGGCCGTACGCGTCCGCCGCGAACCCGGCGTTGTTCTCCACCCGCAGGCCGATGTACCGCAGATCCGAGCGGCGCAGCGCGTCGAACATCCCCAACGCGTGCTGGCCCGGGAGGCCGAAGACCGTCGTCGCGCCGAGCCCGGCCAGCGTCTCCACGACCAGGTCTCCGCCGTTGCGGCCCGGGGGAGGGTTCAGCGCGGCCTCCGTCTGGGAGGGCGTCGGGCGGAGCACCAGGTCGTGGTCGTGAGTCACTTCGCGCGGGCCTCTGCAATCTGGCGGGACATGATCGTGGTCAGTTCGTACGCCGTGTGGGATGCCGCCACCGACGTGATCTCCGCGTGATCGTACGCGGGGGCCACCTCGACGACGTCCGCCGAGACCAGGTTGCAGGACGCCAGGCCGCGCAGGATCTCCAGCAGTTCACGGGAGGTCATGCCGCCCGCCTCCGGGGTGCCGGTGCCGGGCGCGTGCGCCGGGTCCAGGCAGTCGATGTCGATGGAGATGTAGAGGGGACGGTCTCCGACGCGCTGACGGAGCTGGTCGGCGACCTCGTCGACCCCGCGCCTCATCACATCCGCCGAGGTGACGATGCCGAAGCCCATCTTCTCGTCGTCCGTGAGGTCCTGCTTGCCGTACAGCGGGCCGCGCGTGCCGACGTGCGAGAGCGCCTCGGTGTCGAGGATGCCCTCCTCGACCGCCCGGCGGAACGGGGTGCCGTGCGTGTACTCCGCGCCGAAGTAGGTGTCCCAGGTGTCGAGGTGGGCGTCGAAGTGGAGCAGGGCGACCGGGCCGTGCTTCTTCGCGACCGAGCGCAGCAGGGGCAACGCGATGGTGTGGTCGCCGCCCAGGGTCATGAGCCGCGCCCCCGTCCCCAGCAAGTCGTCCGCCGCCGCCTCGATCGTCTCCACGGCCTCGTTGATGTCGAACGGGTTCACGGCGATGTCGCCGCCGTCCGCGACCTGGGCAAGGGCGAAGGGGGACGCGTCCTGCGCCGGGTTGTAGGGGCGCAGGAGCCGGGACGCCTCGCGGATCGCGTTGCCGCCGAAGCGGGCACCCGGCCGGTACGAGACGCCCGAGTCGAACGGCACCCCGACCACTGCGACATCGGCGCGGCCGACCTCGTCGAGGCGGGGCAGCCGGGCGAAGGTCGCGGGACCGGCGTACCGCGGTATGCGGGAGGAGTCGACGGGGCCGCGGGGCGTCTCGTTGCTGCTCATGAGGTACTGCCTTCTTTCCTACGCTTCATCGCGTATGTACATCTCTGCACACCTATGTACTGCTGTTGACGACTCTACTGGGGCGTCGGGACTGATTCGTACGCAGGTTCGGGCGCTCGGCCCGCGAGGCGCTCGCGCCAGGCCGCGAGGACGGCGGCGTCGGTCGCCGGAGTCGCCAGGGAGACGACGAGATACGCGGCCA encodes:
- a CDS encoding MFS transporter, with the protein product MSSPSSTKPDTSAAAPFTGDDGTAAPAGKVTLPPVVWLLGAIAFLMGTSEFVVSGLLPQISGALDVSVSSAGTLITAFAVGMMIGAPVMSMATQRLPRRSALVAALLVFAAGHVVSALSSNLGLALVGRFAAALGNGTFWAVGAVVATAAAGPAASTRATGVMVGGITLANIVGVPLGTAAGQLGGWQAPFWMLAALAVAAAAVVARRLPADTTRADTSLRAETAALGHPRLWLVYLAIALIQAGIMAAYSYVAPLLTDRAGLASAVVPLAMLGFGIGALAGTTVGGRLGDRRPYATLIPATAVTAAILAAITLWATNSVVAVVLVVLLGGAGFANNPIVVGEVVRIAGTGRSLPMALATSAFQVGIATGSWLGGVALTSGLGLQGPSLAGFAFALAALLPLGLLAASHRKTESARS
- a CDS encoding helix-turn-helix transcriptional regulator, producing the protein MDNRAEVSAFLKSRRAKITPEQAGMPVYGQRRVPGLRRGEVAMLAGMSVEYYTRLERGNLTGVSDSVLDAVAQALRLDATERDHLHALARAANTSGARVRRRPKKATVRPSVLRIVEGLRDQPAYVRNNRMDILAANPLARALLSEVFEVEPVNTCRFVFLDPRATRLYPDWERVARDGVGVLRVEVAKNPYDRELSNLIGELSTRSDAFRTLWGAHDVHVFTEGTKRFHHRAVGEMELVHETLDLPGEQGLSITVYSADPCTPAADALKLLASWAASRNRDAAASQADTER
- a CDS encoding thiamine pyrophosphate-binding protein, which translates into the protein MTHDHDLVLRPTPSQTEAALNPPPGRNGGDLVVETLAGLGATTVFGLPGQHALGMFDALRRSDLRYIGLRVENNAGFAADAYGRITGEAAPLLLSTGPGALTSLAALQEAAAASAPVLAISSQIPTAGLGGGRHGYLHELPDQSASFRGVVKSVHTVRAQSQIPSAIAEAWKSALTAPHGPVWVEIPQDVLLAETLIPVVTGGDAFPEELPPRPELTAVAADLLSRAARPAIIAGGGVVRADASGKLKQLAEKIQAPVVTTFGGKGAFPWKHPLSLQSWLEDRHTTDFLEDADVLLVIGSGLGELSSNYHTFKPRGRVIQIEADLGKLESNHPALGIHADARLGLQALLETVAERVDESAPERVSAVLSRVSERIAAQELTLEQDVLASVRRALPATAPSFWDMTILSYWAWSAFDPKSPNTMHSAQGAGGLGYAFPAALGAAAADPTRPVLAVSGDGGALYSIAELATARQYDLNVTWLIVDDGGYGILREYMTDAFGEATATELTRPDYVALAESFGVPGVRTTPKTLSDDLSKALASPGPAVVVLPAVLRMFAPTHVDG
- the speB gene encoding agmatinase, encoding MSSNETPRGPVDSSRIPRYAGPATFARLPRLDEVGRADVAVVGVPFDSGVSYRPGARFGGNAIREASRLLRPYNPAQDASPFALAQVADGGDIAVNPFDINEAVETIEAAADDLLGTGARLMTLGGDHTIALPLLRSVAKKHGPVALLHFDAHLDTWDTYFGAEYTHGTPFRRAVEEGILDTEALSHVGTRGPLYGKQDLTDDEKMGFGIVTSADVMRRGVDEVADQLRQRVGDRPLYISIDIDCLDPAHAPGTGTPEAGGMTSRELLEILRGLASCNLVSADVVEVAPAYDHAEITSVAASHTAYELTTIMSRQIAEARAK
- a CDS encoding aldo/keto reductase — protein: MEYRKLGTTGTAVSRIAFGAMYFGVHTPEDEAFALLDAFVDAGGNLVDTSNVYGGGRSEEIIGRWFAGRPSDVTDRVVLATKGRYGTGTDVNSLGSTRRQLRRSLDGSLRRLGRDHVDLYQIHAWDPLTPIEETLAFLDDAVHSGKVNYVGLSNFTGWQLQLTLSTAQRMGIHVPVTLQQQYSLLSRESEYEVIPAALHNNVSLLPWSPLAGGFLTGKYQRGSAPAPDTRAGSDDELYQWVSAEYAASDRNWHTIDTVVRIARETGNTPSQVALAWTADQPSVAAPIVGARTLTHLTENLGAAELHLDADTTAALDTVSAPRHGGYPYGGFGTAQRSRDFHGSKAQANLIDGGSDAPLGHASPRA